One Gemmatimonadales bacterium genomic window, GCTCCGACCGGGTGTCCGCACCAGCCACGCGCGGCACCAGGCCCGCCGCCACCGCTGCCGCACCCGCTTGCTGCATGAAACTCCGACGTGATGTCGCCATGGAATCCTCTTTTTCTCGTCCGGGTTGGAAACTGGGTCAGCGGCGTGGTCGCCGAGTCCGGCGGGGTCCGGTCGCATCGCCCTCGATAGCAGGTTCGACCGATGTCTCGGTCCCCTCGCCTGGGAACAGTGCCAGCGCCAGCCGGAAGCCACCGGACCCCGCCGCCCGGTGACGGCGGGCAAAGTCATCCAGCCAGGCGGGGAGCTCGCGGGTCAGTGCCTCGAACCCGGCCGGCGTGATGCGCAGCATGCGGTTCTGCAGCAGCACGCCACGACTGGCCACTCCCGGATCGACGCGTCCGGTGCGCAGCCCCTCGACCAGCGACTCGAACCCGCCGACCAGGACGGTCCGGGCCAGCTCCTCGAAGCTCGCACTCGTCGCTCCCGCCGCAGCGTCGTTGCCAAAAAGGTCATCGGCCAGCACATAGCGCCGGGCACTGGCGCGAAAGATCCGCTCTTCCATGCCGCGCCGCGGAACCCGGCGGACCACGTCGATCAGGCCAGCCTCGAGCAGCAGGTCGAGATGGTGATAGACCCGCGTCACCGGTACGCCAACCAGCCGGGCCAGGTCGAGCGCGGCTCGCTCCTGGGGCACCAGGGCCTCGACGATCCGGAGCCGGAGCGGATCGGCCAGGGCCCGGACCTGCTCGACACTGCGCAACGCCAGTCGGGGCTTCACAGCAACGCCTCAAGTTATTTTCAGGTAAATGTCAATATTCAAGATAATATGAAATGATCACCATACACCAGCCCCCCTGCCGGGCGCAGGCGCACCTGCCTGTCGTTTCACGACACCTTGCGCGAGGGTGAGAAGGGGCGTCGGGCGCGCCCTCTCTCAGGAGGAACGGATGGTCCTCTTCGCCTGCATCCAGGCGCCGCCGACGATCAGCAGCGCCACCAGGCCAACCAGCAGGACCCGGATCCAGCGCGCCACGAAGCCCTGGAGTTCACCGGGGCTCGCGATCTGTTTGACAGCGGGGCCGTCAACCCAGAGCGAGACCAGGGCGAGGATCAGGAGACCGGCCACGACCGCAAATCCGGTTCGAGCCAAACGGGCCGGCCGCGCCTGCCCCGCCAGCTGCGCGACGCCGAGAATCAGCAGCAGCCCCAGGCTCATGGCCGAGACGCGCCCGACCAGCAGCGCCGCCGTCTGAAACCGCCAGATGGCCTGCCCGGGATCAAAGCCGGCGATCCCGACCAGCACCTGGGTCAGCTGATCAATCAGGATCAGCACTCCACCGAAGTAAGCCACCGGAACGATCGGCTCGAGGATACCCCGAAACTCGGCCTGGTGCGCATTGGTGCTCATTGATCCGTCCCGGTAATCAGGACCGGCCCGCTGCGCCGTTCAGCTTGCTTGGCCCGGCTCGACGACCGCCATCCGGCAATACCGGCCCAGAAGCAAAAAACCACCGAGATGAGTACCATCACGGCGGCACGCGATGCCGCCAGCAGGAAGGACTCCATGCCCTCGGGTCGAACGGTCCGGCGAATCTCGAGCACGTCGAGGGAGAAGATGGCCACGCCGCCGAGAAAGAGCAGCCCGAACACCAGGTGAATGACTGACCAGACCCGGACGAAGCCTCGATGGCCGAGGCCAAGGGCGGCCACGAGGAGCAGGGCGTCTACCAGGATCAGCACGGTGGCGCGTCCGGTGGCCAGACCAAAGGCCCCGAAACGCCAATGCACCTCGCCCGCCCGGAAGGGATAGAGCCCGATCGTCAGCTCGGCCAGCTGGTCGACGATGACGAGCCCGGCCGCGGCATAGAGCGTCCAGAACACAAACCGCGCAGGCACCGATGTCGCTTCGCTCATCTCACTCGGACCTCAATAAAGACCATGGTTGTCCGGATCGAACGATGCGGACATTCGGACTTGGCCCTGCATCCCTCGTGCCGATCCGCTCGAGCCGCTGCCGTAATGTGGCCCACGGCACCCGCGCGGTTCAAGGACATGCTTCTCCCGGAGGCCCGGTTCATGGGCGTACGGCTGTACATTCCCACTATCTCCGACCGATACTCCGGGGAATGCGCACCTCACACCGTCTCGCCATTATGGCTCTGATTGCGACCGGCGCAGCCTGCGGGGGCGAGCCCTCGGCCGGGCCGCGCACGCCGTCCCGGATCACCCCGGTGTCCGGAGCGGTCCTGACCGGCACGGTTGGCGCTTCCCTGCCCGGGGTCCGATTCGTCGTGGCTGACGCACAGGGCCCGCTGCCGGGGGTTCGGGTTACCTTCGGTGTCAGCGACAGCCGTGGGTTTGCGTCGCCCGGGGAGGCCACCTCGGATTCGTCCGGCGTGGTTGCCACCACCTGGACTCTGGGTGGAGACATCGGGCAGCAGACGCTCACGGCCACGGTCGCGAATGTCACGCCGGCAACGGTCAATGCGCAGGTCACGATCGGCCCGCTCACCACGCTCAATGCCACCACCACGGCAAACCAGTTCGTGGTCATCGGGGGCACCGTCGCCAGCCCGCCGGCGATCCGGGCAACCGATGCGTTCGGCAACCCGATTGCCGGGCAGGCAATCGTCTTTGCCGATCCGACCGGCCGGTCGACCCTCGTCGGGGCGACGGCAACGACCGACGCGGATGGGCGCGCCGGGGTGGCCGCCTGGACCGTGGGTACCGCACCCGGAGCGTACTCCGTCGTGGCCTCGGCCGGTCCGTCGGTCGCTGCCGGGTTCTCGGCGTTTGCGCACCCTGCCGTGATCCAGATCGCGGGCGGCAACAACCAAACCGCCAACGCCGGCACCCAGCTCGACCTCCCCCCCGCGGTGCAAGCGCTTGGTCCGCAGAATGAGCCGGTGGCCGGAGTCGTCGTGACCTTTGCGGTCACCGGCGGCGGCGGCCGCCTGCTTGGCACGACGACGGCGCTGACCGGAGTCGACGGGGTGGCCCGCGGCGCCAACTGGATCCTCGGCGACGTGCCCGGCACCAACACGGCGACCGCACTGGTCAACGGCCTGCCGTTGCTCGAATTTACCGCCACGGGGGTCTCGGCCATCCCGACCGAGCTCGTTGCCGCCGCCCCGACCGCGTTCTCGGGCCTCGAAGGCAACTACGGGTCGATCCGTCCGGCCGTCCGACTCCTCGACGCGGCCGGCAAGCCGGTTGCCGGCCGGACCGTTGTCTTCTCGGCCACAGGGGGAGGCACGCTCGTTGGCACCAACGCCACCACCGACTTCAACGGCGAGGCTCGACTGCGAAGCTGGCGGTACGGGTCAGGTCCGCAGACGGTGGCGGCCACCGCTCCCGGCCTTCCGCCGGTCGTCTTCGCTGCGGCGACCGCTCCGGTACCAGCCTCCGGATACTCGATCACGGTCCGGTTCCTCGGCGCCACTCCGACGGCTGGACAGCAGGCCGCCTTCGAGCGCGCGGCAGCGAGGTGGAGCTCAATTCTCCTGGGCGACCTCGAGCCGGTGCCGTTCACGCCCGACGACAACATGAACAGCTGCGGCGGACAACCCCTCGACGAGACGATCGACGACCTGCTCATCTTTGCGCGAATTCAACGGATCGACGGTCCCGGCGGCATTCTGGGTCA contains:
- a CDS encoding winged helix-turn-helix transcriptional regulator, with the protein product MKPRLALRSVEQVRALADPLRLRIVEALVPQERAALDLARLVGVPVTRVYHHLDLLLEAGLIDVVRRVPRRGMEERIFRASARRYVLADDLFGNDAAAGATSASFEELARTVLVGGFESLVEGLRTGRVDPGVASRGVLLQNRMLRITPAGFEALTRELPAWLDDFARRHRAAGSGGFRLALALFPGEGTETSVEPAIEGDATGPRRTRRPRR
- a CDS encoding Ig-like domain-containing protein is translated as MRTSHRLAIMALIATGAACGGEPSAGPRTPSRITPVSGAVLTGTVGASLPGVRFVVADAQGPLPGVRVTFGVSDSRGFASPGEATSDSSGVVATTWTLGGDIGQQTLTATVANVTPATVNAQVTIGPLTTLNATTTANQFVVIGGTVASPPAIRATDAFGNPIAGQAIVFADPTGRSTLVGATATTDADGRAGVAAWTVGTAPGAYSVVASAGPSVAAGFSAFAHPAVIQIAGGNNQTANAGTQLDLPPAVQALGPQNEPVAGVVVTFAVTGGGGRLLGTTTALTGVDGVARGANWILGDVPGTNTATALVNGLPLLEFTATGVSAIPTELVAAAPTAFSGLEGNYGSIRPAVRLLDAAGKPVAGRTVVFSATGGGTLVGTNATTDFNGEARLRSWRYGSGPQTVAATAPGLPPVVFAAATAPVPASGYSITVRFLGATPTAGQQAAFERAAARWSSILLGDLEPVPFTPDDNMNSCGGQPLDETIDDLLIFARIQRIDGPGGILGQARPCYVRTGSFHTIVGYMEFDADDAVALETSGNFDNVVLHEMGHVIGIGSLWSFQGLAADLTTGDPYFVGPSAQMAFAAALTTYLGQAVPIENTGGAGTRGGHWRESVLANELMTGFLNTGVNPLSAITTASLRDQGYLVSDAAADPFSLNAAIRALNTPAFELHTAIEPVILRSKDRNGVVRVVPTGRGPVRSGSSR